A region of Bacillus rossius redtenbacheri isolate Brsri chromosome 2, Brsri_v3, whole genome shotgun sequence DNA encodes the following proteins:
- the LOC134529608 gene encoding PRA1 family protein 3, with product MEVEISPLRSLDDFLLESARFQVPNLKDLEKWQKRVVNNMLYYQTNYALLSIITFLLVGLVHPIKMLCGMFAVAVGIFLFYFFTSSKRSAMVFRKEHPYFSMIVMLSGIFVMVYMAGCVVVFVFGIFLPITVTFIHASLRLRNIKNKLVNKIEGIGLKKTPMGVFLDIFGLEQEVLS from the exons ATGGAGGTTGAAATATCACCGTTGCGAAGTTTAGATGATTTTCTTTTGGAGTCGGCTAGATTTCAAGTGCCAAATCTCAAAGATCTTGAAAAGTGGCAGAAACGCGTTGTCAATAACATGCTATATTATCAGACAAATTATGCTTTACTATCAATTATAACATTTCTGTTAGTTGG GCTTGTTCATCCTATCAAAATGCTGTGTGGAATGTTTGCCGTTGCTGTGGGAATATTTCTTTTCTATTTTTTCACCAGCTCTAAGAGATCTGCCATGGTTTTTAGAAAAGAACATCCATACTTCAGCATGATTGTCATGTTGAGTGGCATCTTTGTGATGGTGTATATGGCAGGCTGTGTCGTAGTGTTTGTGTTCGGAATTTTCTTGCCAATTACAG TTACATTTATTCATGCATCCTTAAGGCTTCGTAATATCAAGAATAAGCTGGTAAATAAAATCGAGGGAATAGGACTGAAGAAAACACCAATGGGAGTCTTTCTAGACATATTTGGTTTGGAGCAagaagttttatcataa